A genomic window from Glycine soja cultivar W05 chromosome 10, ASM419377v2, whole genome shotgun sequence includes:
- the LOC114371665 gene encoding uncharacterized protein LOC114371665, protein MAARKIKLFGKPGPLCPVQYKRLEKEFHFANQWTPIWCGDNMGLRYEVHMWGNKVEVNLAEWTCTCGVWQLTGMPCRHAIATITHKGGKPEDMCHEWLSIEAYNKTYQHFIEPVQGPQYWAQTQYTHPIPPHKRVQRGRPKKNRRRSVDEDNVTGHKLKRKLAEFTCGRCGQTNHNIRSCKNSGVPVRPKKYVAPSTSNEDDHLLSQDEQALNEAEKAAAHVQQDPVEINLSQPHLSQDIDMELMVPATIVPPIARNKLTITRAKQRKVADKDDANNLPRFLLVLAVRIAARLPWWHCRMKLPENAQQLPLADMEKSSEQAAATEPQSRRRRSDSAWETSSFVNPNLFGEEEEVTLREREFIHADLSATLDSLHGTELPPIHLTNAVT, encoded by the exons ATGGCTGCCCGCAAGATTAAACTTTTTGGAAAGCCTGGACCATTATGTCCAGTGCAGTATAAAAGactagaaaaagaatttcatTTTGCTAATCAATGGACTCCCATTTGGTGTGGTGATAACATGGGCCTGAGATATGAGGTCCACATGTGGGGGAATAAGGTTGAGGTCAATTTAGCTGAATGGACATGCACTTGTGGAGTATGGCAACTAACAG GGATGCCATGCCGACATGCCATTGCAACAATAACTCACAAAGGAGGGAAGCCTGAGGACATGTGTCATGAGTGGTTGTCAATAGAAGCTTATAATAAGACATACCAGCATTTTATTGAACCAGTCCAAGGACCACAATATTGGGCCCAAACACAGTATACACACCCTATTCCACCACATAAAAGGGTCCAAAGAGGAAGgccaaagaaaaatagaaggagATCTGTAGATGAGGACAATGTCACAGGACATAAGCTAAAGAGGAAATTGGCTGAGTTTACATGTGGAAGGTGTGGCCAAACCAATCATAACATTAGAAGCTGTAAAAATAGTGGAGTTCCTGTTAGGCCAAAGAAATATGTTGCACCATCAACTTCAAATGAGGATGACCACCTATTATCTCAAGATGAACAAGCTTTGAATGAGGCTGAAAAAGCTGCTGCTCATGTTCAACAAGATCCAGTGGAGATTAATTTATCTCAGCCTCATTTGTCACAAGATATTGACATGGAGTTGATG GTCCCTGCAACTATTGTTCCACCAATAGCAAGGAATAAGTTAACCATAACAAGAGCCAAACAAAGGAAGGTTGCTGATAAAGATGATGca AATAACCTTCCTAGGTTCCTCCTTGTTCTTGCAGTTCGAATAGCTGCACGTCTTCCATGGTGGCATTGCCGAATGAAACTACCAGAaaatgcacaacaactgccactTGCAGACATGGAGAAATCAAGTGAACAAGCAGCAGCGACTGAGCCtcagagtagaagaagaagaagcgacTCAGCGTGGGAAACCAGCAGCTTCGTAAACCCTAATTTATttggggaagaagaagaagtaaccTTGCGTGAGAGAGAATTTATACATGCAGACCTCAGTGCCACGTTGGACAGTCTACATGGCACTGAATTGCCACCTATACACCTCACTAACGCGGTCACCTGA